Below is a window of Malus domestica chromosome 13, GDT2T_hap1 DNA.
TTTTTATCTTATCTCGAAGTTGATCCTAACCATTTGAAAaatcaacaaattgaaaaattaaagagaGACAAAAGTGAAGTATATATTCAACATATGATTCATATGTTGCTTCCTAGCAAGAAAATTAAGTTTGGGCCTAAGTCTAGTACCGTGATGTTATACAACTTTGGGCTTTTAGTTTGGTCCAActgcatttttaatttttaattttcgggcGAGCCCAAATAAGGCTACAAAAAGCGACGTGTCTTGTTCATGTGCAACAATCTATGGTTGATAAACATCATTCTCATTGTTTTAAATCTCATAGTCCAAAGTAAATTGTAGTTATTCACTGTCTTAATTGAACGGTGGAAGAGAAAATACTTTCTTACTAGTATAATAACAAAAGTTAAATGACCTCTTACTCTTGAATTAAGACCAAAGAGTGagtgactaaaacttttttagGAGAACAAGACTAATAAAGCCGTAGAACAACATAAAaacaataatatataataaatgtgATATAATTTGAGTAGTATttattgtgttttaattgtgaCACATAGGGTCATATATTCGGGTGAGTTTTCGTGTTGGTATTAAAATTTAGATGgtaaaatttagaaattttaatGATTTATATGTTCGTGGAAGGGAATGGTTTAAATTTAGTCCATTAAACTGAACTTTTACTTCaaagttatttttttaattacttatgtGTACAATACACACTTAACTCtaacaaaatattaatatttaattttatatgagTGATTAAATGGTCtctaaatgggggtaaggctagccgacattcacctctcccagatcctgcgtaaagcgggagccttgtgcactgggtacgacctttttttattaaatggtctctaaattgagtaatttttttagcataaataaattttttaaatgataataaaaaaataaacgatTCTAATTTTAACTTTTATCCAATAAAATGATGTCAAAGCTGTCTCAACTGTAGCCAATAGAAAACCCAGAGAAATATGAAACACACAATTTCAGCTACCAACCCAATCCTTATGCGACACTCCTTCCCCTTCTCTCTATCTTCTTTCTCAAATTTTCTAACTTGTAACTGATAGCCCAATGGCCTCCACCCCAATCCTCTCCCccaccacaaccaccaccacGTCCTCCTTagtccaccaccaccaccaatctCTACACTTCTCTAAATTACCCTTTCCCAACTCCCTCACCAAACCCAGCACTCTCAATTCCAACAGACCACTTACCAGACTTCACGTGTCCACCCCAACTAACAAACCCAGCAACACCAccgccacctccacctccaaGAAACCCACGACGGAGACCATCTTCTTCGACGGCGGAGCTCACTACGGCGACCTGCTGGCCAACCTTATCCTGGGTTTCACTCTTCTCTGGCTGCCCTTGACTTTAGCTGCGGTCTTCAGGGCCTTCTTTTTGAGGTACAGGTTCACCAACCTGCGTGTGACGGTAATCTCGGGACTGACGGGTCAGGACAGGAGCGACTTCTCGTACAAGGTGATCAAGGATGTCCAGGTGGTGCCGCGTTTCATCGGCGAATGGGGTGATATTATCATCACCCTCAAAGA
It encodes the following:
- the LOC103452334 gene encoding uncharacterized protein yields the protein MASTPILSPTTTTTTSSLVHHHHQSLHFSKLPFPNSLTKPSTLNSNRPLTRLHVSTPTNKPSNTTATSTSKKPTTETIFFDGGAHYGDLLANLILGFTLLWLPLTLAAVFRAFFLRYRFTNLRVTVISGLTGQDRSDFSYKVIKDVQVVPRFIGEWGDIIITLKDGTKVDLRSVPKFREIAKYCLSLAEKPAVLKETGTKGF